Within Paenibacillus sp. RUD330, the genomic segment GGGCAACCGGCACGTAGCCGCCTTTGACGCCTACTTTGAACGCCAGGTTGCCGCCCTCTTCCTTGCGGTTCGTGTTCCAGGCCGCTTCTTCGGAATCGACGAAGTAGGAGGAAGAGTTCATCGAGCTTTCGTAACGCACGTCGTCAAAGACGAAGAACTCGGACTCAGGGGCAAAAAATGCTGTCGTGCCTACGCCGGAGGATTGGAGGAATTCCTCTGCCTTCTGGGCGATGCTCCGCGGGTCGCGGTCGTAGCGTTCGCCATCCGGTGTGAAGATATTGCACATAACGTTCAAAGTCGGGTGATCCGTGAATGGATCCAGGAACACCGAACCGGTATCCGGCATCATGACCATGTCAGATTCTTCGATGCCGCGGAAGCCAGGGATCGAGGAACCGTCAAATGCGACGCCGTTCACGAACGTGTCACCGTCAACTTCCGTCGCAGGAAGAGTGATGTGGTGAGCACGGCCGGAAAGATCCACGAACCGGAAATCGACAAACTGGATGTTATTTTCTTTGATTTTGTCCAATACGCTTTGAACTGACATGTAAAATTTCCTCCATTTCCGAACGTTAGCATTAGTTAAGACCGAGATTGTTCAACTTTGGCTCTAAACCTTGAAGTAATTATAAAACCGTTGCTTTAAAGCGTCAATAGGTATGTCAGGTATTTTTGGAACAAGTGTAAGCAATACTCACAACATTTATACAATATTCACATTCTGCGGACGCTCTCAACGCAAACATCCGTAATCCCTTGACGTAAAAGGGTTTACGGATGTATTACGAACAATATCGATATTGGCGGCAACTGTCGAAATTCAGCGCTTTGCATATTTATGCGGAAGCGCTTTCTTTATCTCTCCTGCAGGAAGCCGATTCTACTTCTGCCAGACTGCGAATTGATCCGCTTCCGCCTTGCTCGTGTCAAACTTCTTGCCGACGATCGGCGCGAGCTTCTCCAGATCCTTGAGCAGGCGGGCGAACTGATCGGGGAACAGCGACTGGACGCCGTCTCCGGTCATGGAGTTGTCGGGATCCGTATGCATTTCAATGATGAGCCCGTTGGCGCCTGCAGCCACGGAAGCTTTGGCCATCGGCTCCACCAGCTCGCGGCGTCCCGTTCCGTGGCTCGGGTCCGAGATGACCGGCAGATGGCTGAGCCCCTGCAGCACCGGTATCGCCGCCAGATCGAGCGTATTGCGGGTGTATGTCTCGAAGGTGCGGATTCCCCGCTCGCAAAGCATCACATTGGGATTGCCGCCCGCCAGGATGTATTCCGCCGCATTGAGGAATTCATCATATGTGGAGCTGAATCCGCGCTTGAGCAGGACCGGCGTCTGGATCGTGCCGAGCTTGCGCAAGAGATCGAAGTTCTGCATGTTGCGGGTGCCCACTTGCAGAATATCGGCATGCTCCGCGCAGATATCGACGTATTCGGGAGTCATCACTTCCGTTATCGTGAGCAAGCCGTGGCGCCGTCCCGCTTCCGCCATCATCTCGAGCCCTTCCACGCCGACGCCCTGGAAGCTGTACGGACCCGTGCGCGGCTTGAAGGCGCCGCCGCGCAGCACCTGGCCGCCGGCTGCCTTGACGAGGCGGGCGATCTCGTCGATCTGCTCCGGAGTCTCCACGGCGCATGGACCGCCCATGATGACAAGATTGCTGCCGCCGATCCTGACTCCCTTGATCTCGATGATCGTATCGTCGGGGTGGAAGTCGCGGCTCGCCAGCTTGTAGGACTTGGAGATCTTGATGACATTCTCGACGCCCTTCATCTGGCGCAGATGCTCCGCCAGGGCCGGCTCCGCCTTGCCGATGATGCCGATGACGGTCCGGTCGGTGCCGCGGGAGACATGCGCCTGCACGCCCGCACGCTCGATGTGGGCTACGATTTCCTGTATGCGCTCTTCGCTAATGGATGATTGGGTAATGACGATCATTTCTAAACACGCTCCGTTCCGCTTTCGCGCTTGTTCGCTTTTAAGCTTTTATGCTTTTATTTGATAAAGTAACTATACAAGGTTGCTCCGCTTGCGTCAAGATCTGTTTCCACAAGATATGCTCCCCGAGACGCATGGATGCCAAAAAGGCCGGCCGGAAGGGTCCGGCCAGCCTGTTCCGCTATTCATGCCGAGGAATCGAATTCAAGACATGGTGCTGGTTGTTGCAGCTTCGGCCACGCCGATACAAAGCGGACCTCTGCTCCGGGAGCAGCCGTCAGCGGCCCGTGGAGCTTCTCCGGCTCATTCCGACAGCCGGCGCGCCGGGATAGGAGAAGGGTTCGGGCCTTCTCGGTCCGGATGCTCCGCCGCCGCCTTCGCCGGACGCCGGACGAGCTCTCGCTTCGCGCAGGATATAGAGCGGCCGTCCTTTGGCCTCCTCATAGATCCGCCCCACATATTCGCCGAGAACGCCAAGCATGGCGAGCACGAAGCCGTTGAACAGGAGCATGACCGCCATCATCGACGCCCATCCCTTCATCGTGCCGGAGGTGAACAAGGCCTGGCACAGGACGACGACCAGATAGACGAATCCCGTCGCCGACAGCAGCGCTCCCGCGTAACCCGCAACCTTGAGCGGCTTGGTCGAGAAGGAAGTAATCCCGTCCAGGCACAGCTTCACCATCCGCTTCAGCGGGTATTTCGTCTCTCCGGCAAATCTCTCGTCGCGCTCGTACTCCAGCGCAGTCTGGCGGAAGCCGACCCAGCTGACAAGCCCGCGGACGAAGCGGCTGCTCTCGTGCAGCCGCTTCATCTGCTCCAGCACCTGGCGGTCCATCAGGCGGAAATCTCCAGTGTCGACCGGAATGGATATATCCGTCGATGCCCGCAGAACGCGGTAGAACAGACTGGCGGACCATTTCTTGAACGCGGTCTCTCCGCTTCTGCTGACGCGCTTGGCATACACGACGTCGTAGCCCTCCCGCCACTTCTCCAGCATCGGGACGATCAGCTCGGGAGGATCCTGCAGATCGGCATCGATGATGACGACGGCATCCCCGCCGGCATGGTCCATGCCGGCCGTGATCGCGATCTGATGGCCGAAGTTGCGCGAGAACTCAAGCAGCCGCACCGTAGGATCCTTGCGGGACCAATCCTCGAGCATCGCCCCGGAAAGATCGCGGCTGCCGTCGTTGACGAAGATCAGCTCGTAGCGGCAGCCGATGCCCTCCATCACGCCTTTCAGACGAAGATACGTTTCCGGCAGCACCTCTTCTTCGTTGTACACGGGGATGACCACCGATACTTGAACCTGGCTCATGCTCCATGCCTCCCTAATCCAGAGTTACTTCGTATAGAACGGCGCCGCTGCGTCCGAGCAGGGCGCTGCCGGATTCAGCGCTCTCCGGGCTCGCCGCCTGGGAACCGCCGTACTCGCTCGCGTCTATGGCTTTGCCATGCTCTTCGATCCAGGCGTTGAGGTCGCTGCCGCCATCGCGGCCGCCTGCTCCGCCCGATCCTCCGACGAGGAAATATTTCACCTTGCCCGACTTCACCAGCTGCTCCAGCTTGGCAGAGTCATAGACCGGATCCGAGCTCTGGAAGCCGTGCAGGATGACGACCTTCTGCTTGGCCTCCACGATATAAGGAGCGGCTGTCCCGTAATCGGACACGGCGAGCAAATAGTCGGTCGTTTGGTTTTGCTTCAAATAGGCGAGCAGCCCTTCGTTCAAGCTCTCGCTTCCTTCCCTGCCTCCGGCTCCTCCCGGCACGCCCGGGAAGCCCCCGGCTTGGCCCGGGAATCCTCCCCCGGCCTCTTGGGTCCCGGAGAAGCCCTCGCTTCCGCCGCCTCCCGCCGAACCGGGCTGGCCTTGCAGGCCTCCTTGCATTCCCGGCTGCCCGGAGGAATTCGGCCATCCGCCCTGTTCCGATGCATTCGGCCATCCGCCCTGTCCTCCGTTCATCGCTTCCCATTGCCCGCCGTTCCTGGAGCCGGAGGCGGCAAAGCCGCCCCTTGCGCCTCCCATGCTGTTCTGGCCGTCGGGACCGGCTGCGGGGATCATCGAGTTCTGGCCGTACACGATCGGAGTCGCCGACCAGTAGGCGGGGCCGATCAGCAGCACCGCGGCAGCCGCGACGGCGGTCCACCGGACCGCAGCGCTGTTGTCGCGCGAATTCAGGACGGCGAGGATGAGCGCGGCGAGCAGTCCAAGCCCCGCGACCGCGAGCGACCAGCCTACGCCGATCGTGCTCTCGTAAGGACGCAGGATGTACCATTGGAACATCGAGGTCGCCGCGACGGCAGCCGGCAGCAGATAGGCCTGCCAGCCTCTTCCTTGGCGGTATTTCGCCCACATCTCGCTCCAGCCTGCCCCGAACAAGGCCGCTGCCGGAGGAGCGAGCATGATGAGGTAATATTGGTGGAAAAAGCCGGCGATGCTGAAAAATCCGCCGACGGGAATAAGCCAGGCCAGCCAGAACAGCGTTTCCTTATGCTTGTCCGTCATGGATTTCCGTCTCCATGTGGAGAGCAGTGCGACTGCCGCGATCAGGGCAAAAGGCAGCAGCCAGCTCGCTTGGCCGGAGAGAGCCTGCTGGAACAAGCGGAGCGGCCCCTTCTCCCCGGTGCCGAACATGCCGCCGGCTCCGCCTCCATTGCCTCCGAAGCCTCCGGGAACGCCGGCCGCTCCTCCCGCCCGCTCGAAGCGGCCGGCTCGGTCGGAGCCGTTCCACTGGCTTTGGCCGTCCGCGCCCGCGCTGTTGCGGCTGTTTTGAGGCTGGCCGTCCTGTCCCGTGCCGCCGGTTCCGTTTTGCGCTTGTCCGTCCTGCCCCGCGCCGCCTTCATTTCCCGGCTGCATTCCGCCCTGGCCTTGGCCGCCTTCAGGCAAGACGCCGCCCGGAGCCATCGTTCCGGGGAAGCCGCCGGCGCCGCCTTGGGCACCGGGGCTGCGGTCTCCCGTCAGCCGGGAAACGCCGTTGTAGCCGAAAGCGAGCTGCAGCACCGAATTTCCCGTGCTGCTGCCGATATAGGGCCGCTTGTCGGCCGGAACGGAGTCTACGATTGCCGCCCAGGATACGGATACGGCCAGCATGAGGACCGTTGCTCCGGCCAGCACAGCCAGCTTCTTTTTCCAAGGGAAGCGTACCGCCAGCAGATAGAGCAGATAAAAGGCCGGAAGGACCATATACGCCTGGAGCATCTTCATGTTGAATGCCGCTCCGATCAGGGCGAAGGATGCCAGCAGGCTGCCCGTCCGCTGCCCTCGTACGCCTCGCAGCAGAAACCACGCCGCGAGCAAGAGCGTGAAGACGAGCATCGCGTCGATATTGTTCGTTCTCGCCACCGCGACTCCGACCGGAGCCAGCGCCATCCCGAAAGCTGCGATGCGCGCGGCCGCGAGCCCGAAGGCAGGCTTCACGAGCAGGTAGATGAGCAGCACCGAGCCGATTCCAGCCAGCGCTTGCGGCAGGATGACGCTCCAGCCATGCAAGCCGAATACGTAGGCGAACGCCGTCTGGATCCAGAAGGCAAGCGGGGGTTTGTCCACCGTCACCGAGCCGGCGGAGTCCAGCGAGCCGTAGAAGAAATTATGCCAGCTCTGCAGCATGCTGCCTACCGCAGTCGTGTAATACGTATTGGCGTAGGTTTCCTTCCCTATTCCGTACAGGTTCAAAAAAGCGGACGCCAGCATGGCGGCGGCCAGCACCAGATCCAGCCGCCTGCCGGATCTTGCCCTCTCCCTGATCTCCATCTCTATCTCCACTCCTCTATCGGGTCATGGGCTCATTGTAAGCGGCCAAAATGAACCTTAAATGAACGACCTTCCCAATCGCAGAAATAGAACGGATAGAAAAAAGCGCTTCTTCTATTAATAGAAGAAACGCTTAGGAACGACCGTACGGGGTAATGAATCATTCCGATACCGTACGGGTCGGCGGGAGCACCCGGCGCTGCTTGCGCTTCTCCTTGCGCCGCGCGGCATAATACCGCAGCAGGGCACGGACGGGGAAGAACAGCAGAGCGCCCAGCCATATGCCGTCGATGACGCCGCCGACAATCAGCTTGAAGTTGAGAAGCAGGAACCGGTTGACCTCCGCCCCGACAAACGGAATGTCGAACACGAGATGGGTAGGGAGCACCCATCCGCCGACCTTGTTGTGAAGATAAGCGAACGGCAGATAGATGACCTTCCCGATGACGAAGCCGATCAGAGCCCCTGCGAGGCTGCCTCGCAGCATATAGATCAGAGGGAAGATCAGGAAAAATGCCAGCCCGTACGTAGGCAGCGTGAACATTTCACAGAACAATCCGATCGAGAAGCCCATCGCCACGAAGGACGGACCGCCAGGAGCTCTCAGCAGCTGTATGAATTTGTACCGGATCCAGCGTCCGATCCGGGCAGACATCGGCCTCGGTCTGGATTTTGCTATATTGCCAGCCATCTTCCTACCCTCTTTATGCGCCCGACTTGGTCTTGATCTTGGGAAGCAGCTTCTTCATGTCGACCGTACGCTTCAATTCCCAGGTGGAAGCATCCTTCTCGTCGTAACGTTCCAGAAAATCGACGACCTCGCGCGTAAGCGGCGTCGGCGTGGAGGCGCCGGATGTCACCGATACGCGCTGCTTGCCTTGCAGCCATTCCAGCTTGAGCTCCGACAAGTCGGCGATCCGATAAGCCGGCACCCCGGATATCTCCTCCGATACCTGGGCAAGACGGTTGGAGTTGTTGCTCCGCGGATCCCCGACGACGATCGTCAGCTCGGCCTGACCGGCCTGATCGGCGACCGCCTCCTGGCGAACCTGCGTAGCCAGGCAAATCTCGTTGTGAATCTCAGCCGCGGGGTACTTCTGCAGCAGCTTCGCGATCAGATGGCGGATATCCCACTGGGACATCGTCGTCTGATTCGTGATGAGAATCCGGTCTCCGGGCACATCCAGCACCTCGATGTCCGCTTCTCTCTCGATGAGATGCACGAGGTCGGGAGCGACTCCGACCGCGCCTTCCGGCTCCGGATGGCCTTTTTTGCCGATATAGATGATATGGTAGCCCTCCGCGGTCTTCTCGGAGATGAGATCATGCGTCTTCGTCACGTCCGGGCAGGTCGCATCGACGACCGTCAGCCCCTTCTCCTTGGCGCGGCGCCGCACCTCCGGCGACACTCCGTGCGCGGTGAAGATGACCGTCCCCTTCTCCACCTGCTCGAGAATCTCCAAGCGGTTCTCTCCGTCGAGCGTAATGATGCCTTCTTCCTTGAATGCCTCCGTCACATGGCCGTTGTGCACAATCATGCCCAGAATGTATATGGGACGCGGCAGATCCAGGTTGCGAGCCGTCTGAAGAGCCAGCACCATGGCATCCACGACGCCGTAGCAATAGCCGCGCGGCGAAATCTTGACCACTTCCATCGAAATACCTGCTTTCCCGGCCGGCTTGAACTATCCGGTACGGCCGCACTGTATTCATTATACTCTATTCGACATGCACAGAAAAGGCGATGGGCAGCCAAACCGTAAACGTCGTTCCCGCTCCCGGAATCGTCCGCACCTCGACGGAGCCTTCATGCTCGTCGATGATCCACTTCGCGATGGACAGTCCGAGCCCGGTGCCGCTCGTGATTCCGCGCGATTCGTCCGCACGGTAGAACCGCTCGAAGATATGGGGAACCTGCTCGGGCTCCATGCCCAGGCCGGTATCCTGGATAATGATGCCTGCCTGGGCGCCGCTGACGACGGCACGCAGCATGACGCTGCCCTCCGGCGTGTACTTGAACGCGTTC encodes:
- the aroF gene encoding 3-deoxy-7-phosphoheptulonate synthase, with protein sequence MIVITQSSISEERIQEIVAHIERAGVQAHVSRGTDRTVIGIIGKAEPALAEHLRQMKGVENVIKISKSYKLASRDFHPDDTIIEIKGVRIGGSNLVIMGGPCAVETPEQIDEIARLVKAAGGQVLRGGAFKPRTGPYSFQGVGVEGLEMMAEAGRRHGLLTITEVMTPEYVDICAEHADILQVGTRNMQNFDLLRKLGTIQTPVLLKRGFSSTYDEFLNAAEYILAGGNPNVMLCERGIRTFETYTRNTLDLAAIPVLQGLSHLPVISDPSHGTGRRELVEPMAKASVAAGANGLIIEMHTDPDNSMTGDGVQSLFPDQFARLLKDLEKLAPIVGKKFDTSKAEADQFAVWQK
- a CDS encoding glycosyltransferase family 2 protein; the protein is MSQVQVSVVIPVYNEEEVLPETYLRLKGVMEGIGCRYELIFVNDGSRDLSGAMLEDWSRKDPTVRLLEFSRNFGHQIAITAGMDHAGGDAVVIIDADLQDPPELIVPMLEKWREGYDVVYAKRVSRSGETAFKKWSASLFYRVLRASTDISIPVDTGDFRLMDRQVLEQMKRLHESSRFVRGLVSWVGFRQTALEYERDERFAGETKYPLKRMVKLCLDGITSFSTKPLKVAGYAGALLSATGFVYLVVVLCQALFTSGTMKGWASMMAVMLLFNGFVLAMLGVLGEYVGRIYEEAKGRPLYILREARARPASGEGGGGASGPRRPEPFSYPGAPAVGMSRRSSTGR
- a CDS encoding glycosyltransferase family 39 protein; amino-acid sequence: MEIRERARSGRRLDLVLAAAMLASAFLNLYGIGKETYANTYYTTAVGSMLQSWHNFFYGSLDSAGSVTVDKPPLAFWIQTAFAYVFGLHGWSVILPQALAGIGSVLLIYLLVKPAFGLAAARIAAFGMALAPVGVAVARTNNIDAMLVFTLLLAAWFLLRGVRGQRTGSLLASFALIGAAFNMKMLQAYMVLPAFYLLYLLAVRFPWKKKLAVLAGATVLMLAVSVSWAAIVDSVPADKRPYIGSSTGNSVLQLAFGYNGVSRLTGDRSPGAQGGAGGFPGTMAPGGVLPEGGQGQGGMQPGNEGGAGQDGQAQNGTGGTGQDGQPQNSRNSAGADGQSQWNGSDRAGRFERAGGAAGVPGGFGGNGGGAGGMFGTGEKGPLRLFQQALSGQASWLLPFALIAAVALLSTWRRKSMTDKHKETLFWLAWLIPVGGFFSIAGFFHQYYLIMLAPPAAALFGAGWSEMWAKYRQGRGWQAYLLPAAVAATSMFQWYILRPYESTIGVGWSLAVAGLGLLAALILAVLNSRDNSAAVRWTAVAAAAVLLIGPAYWSATPIVYGQNSMIPAAGPDGQNSMGGARGGFAASGSRNGGQWEAMNGGQGGWPNASEQGGWPNSSGQPGMQGGLQGQPGSAGGGGSEGFSGTQEAGGGFPGQAGGFPGVPGGAGGREGSESLNEGLLAYLKQNQTTDYLLAVSDYGTAAPYIVEAKQKVVILHGFQSSDPVYDSAKLEQLVKSGKVKYFLVGGSGGAGGRDGGSDLNAWIEEHGKAIDASEYGGSQAASPESAESGSALLGRSGAVLYEVTLD
- a CDS encoding DUF2062 domain-containing protein; the encoded protein is MAGNIAKSRPRPMSARIGRWIRYKFIQLLRAPGGPSFVAMGFSIGLFCEMFTLPTYGLAFFLIFPLIYMLRGSLAGALIGFVIGKVIYLPFAYLHNKVGGWVLPTHLVFDIPFVGAEVNRFLLLNFKLIVGGVIDGIWLGALLFFPVRALLRYYAARRKEKRKQRRVLPPTRTVSE
- a CDS encoding 4-hydroxy-3-methylbut-2-enyl diphosphate reductase produces the protein MEVVKISPRGYCYGVVDAMVLALQTARNLDLPRPIYILGMIVHNGHVTEAFKEEGIITLDGENRLEILEQVEKGTVIFTAHGVSPEVRRRAKEKGLTVVDATCPDVTKTHDLISEKTAEGYHIIYIGKKGHPEPEGAVGVAPDLVHLIEREADIEVLDVPGDRILITNQTTMSQWDIRHLIAKLLQKYPAAEIHNEICLATQVRQEAVADQAGQAELTIVVGDPRSNNSNRLAQVSEEISGVPAYRIADLSELKLEWLQGKQRVSVTSGASTPTPLTREVVDFLERYDEKDASTWELKRTVDMKKLLPKIKTKSGA